The Saccopteryx leptura isolate mSacLep1 chromosome 2, mSacLep1_pri_phased_curated, whole genome shotgun sequence genome has a window encoding:
- the KRTAP11-1 gene encoding keratin-associated protein 11-1, whose translation MSYHCSSRNSSSRSTGGPCAVPGVPAATGMTHDVDCLSGICLPSSFQTGSWLLDHCGRDTSCEPPVCQPTCYQQTSCVPSPGQGICSRQATGVSSPCSAACSRPVTFVSSSCKPMGGTVGSTSAPCPPASGVPRTYKRVCVSRGRRTY comes from the coding sequence ATGTCCTATCACTGCTCCTCCAGGAACAGCTCATCCAGGTCGACTGGAGGACCCTGTGCTGTCCCGGGGGTCCCCGCTGCCACCGGTATGACACATGATGTCGACTGCCTGAGTGGCATCTGCTTGCCCAGCTCCTTCCAAactggctcctggctcctggaCCACTGTGGCCGGGACACTAGCTGCGAACCTCCCGTCTGCCAGCCAACCTGTTACCAGCAGACCTCTTGTGTCCCCAGCCCCGGACAGGGCATTTGCTCTCGACAAGCCACCGGTGTCTCCAGCCCCTGTTCAGCTGCCTGCAGCCGGCCAGTCACCTTTGTCTCCAGCAGCTGCAAGCCCATGGGTGGCACTGTGGGCAGCACCTCAGCTCCCTGCCCGCCAGCCAGTGGTGTCCCCAGGACATACAAGAGGGTCTGCGTGTCCCGCGGCAGAAGAACTTACTGA